The genomic interval CGGCGCAGATCCCGAATGGAAATGTTGTGGACCGTTTTATCTGTCAGGGCCGGATTGATCCGATGATGATCGAGTGGATGGAACAGCTTCCGCCGGATGATGAAAATGCACCGACCGATTCGCGGCGCCAGCTCTGGAAGGATGCTGAAGGGCATCCGAATGATCAGGATCTGGAGAATGCCGTGGCATGGGCGAAAGCCGTGCTTGAAAAAATGAAAGCCGGGGCCTGATATTCCGGGTTCCGGAATGCAGAAAGGCGCGCCCTGTTTGAGGGTCGCGCCTTTTCTTTTTTCGAGTGTGGAGTGGAATTACCACATGTTCACGATGACGGCGGTGGCGAACTCGGAACAGGTGAGCCATTTGGCGTCGTGCATCATACGGGCGAAATCGCCGGTCACGGTTTTGCGGCGGATGGCTCCGTCAACGCCTTCCAGCACGAGGTCGGCGGCTTCGGTCCAGCCCATGAAGCGCAGCATCATTTCAGCGGAAAGGATGAGCGAGCAGGGGTTGACCATATCTTTCCCGGCAATATCTGGAGCCGTGCCGTGGGTGGCTTCAAAGACCGCTTTGCCGTCGAGATAGTTGATGTTGGCGCCGGGAGAGATGCCGATTCCGCCGACACATGCGGCCAGTGCGTCGGAGCAGTAGTCGCCGTTGAGGTTGAGTGTGGCGATGACATCGTAGTCCTGCGGTTTGAGCAGGATGTTCTGCAGGAAGGCATCGCAGATGCAGTCTTTGATCTCGATTTCAAAACCGGTGCTCGGATTTTTCAGTTTGTAGGTTTTTGTTTTTTCGTCAAATTCCGCTCCGTATTCTTTTTCGGCCAGTTCGTAGCCCCATTTCAGGAAGGCGCCTTCAGTAAATTTCATGATGTTGCCTTTGTGGACAATCGTCACGGATTTGCGGTTGTTGTCGATGGCGTAGTCGATGGCGGCTTTGATCAGGCGGGTGGAGCCGT from Verrucomicrobia bacterium S94 carries:
- a CDS encoding NADP-dependent isocitrate dehydrogenase; translated protein: MSYNKIAVPSGGGKIGMGADGHLAVPNNPIIPFIEGDGVGPEITAAMIKVIDTAVEKTYSNERKIQWMEVYAGEKANAIYGNDTWLPDETLKAINEFRVAIKGPLTTPVGGGRRSLNVALRQELDLYVCQRPVTWFHGVPSPMYAPDKVDMVVFRENSEDIYAGIEWQEGTDDVKKVIDFLQNEMGVTNIRFPESSGIGVKPVSRDGSTRLIKAAIDYAIDNNRKSVTIVHKGNIMKFTEGAFLKWGYELAEKEYGAEFDEKTKTYKLKNPSTGFEIEIKDCICDAFLQNILLKPQDYDVIATLNLNGDYCSDALAACVGGIGISPGANINYLDGKAVFEATHGTAPDIAGKDMVNPCSLILSAEMMLRFMGWTEAADLVLEGVDGAIRRKTVTGDFARMMHDAKWLTCSEFATAVIVNMW